GTGAAACAAGAGCGAGCGAAGATGGCGAAAAATAgtgaagaaaaacaaaaacagcaaaagcaacagcaacagcggaggccgaagaagaagcagagaAATTAAAACAGCGCACAATTTGTGCTACTTTTCCCCATTCCACAATGTTGctattatgtatgtatgtacgccGTTTGTGTGCCTGTGTATTTGCAGCGATTTGTAGTTGTTACAAACACAATGTGGGGCTGCTCTCCGCCCGCTCTCCTCTCGCAACCCATCCACCCACTGTGCCAGAGGGAGAGGACAACAGTGGAGAGGAGACGAGGTGGGTGGTCGGAAAGAAGGGGGTGGAGTGGGATGGGACTAAAAGTAAACGAAGACGCAACTCTTTTAATACCCTACCCATAGTTCTGAGTTATTTTGACTGGGCAGTACCCTCGAACCGTACTTCCAAAAGTCCATAAAGTATACGACcttaacataaaataaatcaataaatatgtacataagttCATTTTTTATAGAACCATATCCTACTGCTATAATCTACCAATGTAGAGAACTTCATAAATGGAAGTGTATTTGAGCTTCGGCTGGCcaaaccataaatattttgttgttttttatttgtctcATATCATATATCAAATAGTTGGTAAACAAACACATTTGACAGAACTTCACAAGTTGTTTTCGCAAGATAATAAACGTTCGCTGATAGATATTATTACAAAAGTTCATTGTTTCACTAGTTGTTTATAACAttgatttataatatttatcgTGTATTTATAATGCTAAAATGGATTACGAAATATTGTAGTGGCTAGGAAGCTTACATGGCCTTCATAGCAGTGTATATGATACGTTACTTTCTCTCAGTCAAACCGCTTTTCATCAATCAAGTTTTAATGGAAACAAAACGGTAGTTCTTGGACAAAAGATTTCTCAGTCCGCTAAACGATAgtaacaatttattttccccaTTCTATCTATGTGGCAACGCTGGGCTGTGCGTTTTAGTTGTCAATAAAGTTGCTGTAAATTTAGATTGCAGATAACACAAACTAACAAACACAACCACGCGCACATGTGCATGTAAGCATGTCTAAACTTTTATTATAAACTTAATTCGTTTGTCTTCTCAGTGGGGCAAGCGGAGCGCGGGAGAGAGCCCGAAAGTTGGgcagaaagagaaagagagcttGGGTACGAGCAATGCAAGAGTAAAGCAAATGCCatatttaattagaatttttTGTGTTCTAATTAAATGTTAGTTGGTGTACGAGTATGAGCGGGTGTATTTGTGTGCTCTATGCTCGCATCTGTGTGCATGTGTttatgaaaactaaaaataacCGAGTGGTAGATATTTTGTCTGgatcgctttttttttggagatATCCCTTGCAGGGTGTGGGCTATTCGATAAACGAACATGCCTCCTTCTCGATTTATTCAGCCTTTGTTGCTGCCCAGAAATATTTAGTTCGTTTGCAATTGTTATGTACCTGTTCACTTCTCACATAAAGACCCAAAGAGCTATCTTCGAAATACTTATGTACGTACACGTGAGCACATCTACACTAACACGTACTTACGGTGCTCGGATGGGTGAACCGTTATGGGGGGCAGGTGGGCGGGGGAATGACGTTGGCTGCATTTTTAGCAAAATTTATGTTATACATTTAGTGCTTGCCATCTCCCTctcgcccacacacacatactcacacCGAAGCTCTCAAAGTGGAACTCATGCACACGTACATATGTgtctacatacatacgtacgtcCAAATAGTTGTactaatcaaataaaaatagcatTTACATCGCCCTCTCTTTCCATTCCTTTTTTCAGagttttattaatgaaattgGCACAGCAAAACACACTGCAATCAATTCGAGTCCGTATGGAAGGGatgggaaaacaaaaggcacTCAATCCATGTCGTAAACTCAATTAAGAGCGATAAAAACTTTAATTGTATTACTGCACAACGAAATTAATTAAGGAGCACAAAGAGCGATTTCAGTGCAGACCAAATGACTATTTTAAATAGCCTCAATTAAGTTCAGTGAAATGTTGAGTTTTAGCTGTTCTCTACGAATGAGTGCATTTAAATCGGTAAATTTGAATGCCATTGACCACTTTCTTCCCGCTTAATTGCAATAAAATACTTGCTCCACTGTGCAGTGCTGTTTACtattcttcttcttccactTGTGCTTTGCTTCGTACGTTCGTACTCGATTCGCCATCTCGCTCGCGCCTGCATGTGAAATGCCTCGAATTTATATGCATGCAAGAGGGAAAGAGAACTCCCCATTCACTACCCCTCCTCCCGACCGACCAACTACCACTCTCTCCACTTCGCCccacaaacaacaacacacacacatagaaaGCGGGAGGGAGAGCGAGAAACACAATCaaattttggattttataGTATTTGTAGTATTAGTATTTATGTAAATGTGCTTTGCTTGTGTGGCcaaagtaaatgtaaatgttgttataaactaataaaagtaaaaataaatattttctcgAATATAAcgaaggaaaacaaaacaaaagtgaataaTAGCAGTGATGAAATGGGTCGAAGAGTGGGGAGTAGCAAAGAGAATGAAAAGAAAGAGGCAGGGGGTGGGGGGACTACAATTCATTTTAgaggcaaatagaaaaaacaaaaataacattaTGTGGCACTCAACGAAAGGGGAAAGGAAAGGGGGTGGAAGAAAacgaggagaaggaggaggcaaatggaaatgggagtggTATGGGTTTGCCTTTGAATAGGGATAGTGGGAGTGGGCGACGGGAGAGGAGGTGGGGGCGGGATGGAGCAAAAGACTCGGCGGAAgttcacacaaacacacagtctttatgtgtgtgtgtgttattatGGGTGGGTGGAAATTGTGCAAGAAGCGATTGTGGGGGGCTCTAAATCAACGgagcttttaaaataataaagcaaacagaaaTAGGGGGGATTTTTGTGAACCACCCTTCTTCTAAAGCTAGCTACACTGGTCGAAAAAGTATCACAACTTTGATTTCGGCAGTTAGACCGCCAATTCCCGCTCAAACTCATTAGCTGCGTCTCTTTGTTTACTTCAGGTGCTTCGCTTTTCCAATTGGAGAGCTAAGCGCGATTTGAATggcgaaagcaaaagcaaaactaaATTCGGATTAATTTTAATCGCAACGACCTTTTCACATTACAGCAACAATAATCACAgccccaacaacaacaacaacagctaaatatacaacaacaataataaatgcGACCAGTGCACACTGTACTTCATTTGTTATCtgtcctccacctcctcctcttctATCAAGCTCTCTCTCTTACTCTTTCTCTCTGCCGCTCTCTTCCTTCCCTACGCATTACACGTTGTTTTGCTGCTCTCTCAATTAGACAGTCGCAGTCACACGGAATGTAGACTGCACACACACTTTCATACAGCAGCTGCTGTATGTGTAGTGATATTGGAATGGTGGAAAAAGTGGGACGGGATGGGGTAATGgtaaacattatttaattacCAGTAATTTAAAATCCAACTGTGTAGTTTTGTTAtccattttgttgttggcttcTGCATTTGgctgaattttatttatacgtttcactctctcacacacacatttgcaCTTACACGCGCACAGAATCTCACTCGctcacacacaccaacacatgcgtgcgtgtttttttttattatttcgatttttcttTTAGAGCCTGCTTCGCGTTTCTTCTTGCTTCTTTGCTGTGGCTCAgctctttttttgtgttattccATTCTCCTCTCCTTTGCTTTTGACTTTTCGTACGTCGCTCTCACTGTATTGAcacaacattgagaaattcCCATTGGTTTTTTGCCCCcctttttttcacatttttgcgCCTAATGGGGGGAATTTGCAGATTTTGTTATTGCATAAAGCGAGAGAGCACGGTGAATATTTAACAACCGTGCGCCTATTTAGCTCTAGGCTGCTTGCAACTTTctgtggcacacacacacactcacacgcgcGCTCATTGCCTGTTTGCTGCGTATGAAAAATGGTTTTCCAATCCGTTTTCACCACGCGTTTTGCGCGCACTCTCCAATTACGCATAAGCCCCTTCGTAGAAACCGATTAACCGTTAGTTTAGCAagtataattgaattttctataacagcaacagcaaataaaaagcgaCGGAATTTTTCTCAAAATGTTTTGTACGGTATTTTTTTAGTGACTGCCCATCGCTGGCCATTTTTAGCAGCACTTCGGTGCGAATGGCAACGGCCCTGTTATCGATTAATCGACCATCCCTATTGGCACAATGATattgggttttctttttgaaattttatttcacacaCTCCGTACATCGGTTACAAAAATCAGGATAGACCCTTAATCAATAATAATGCATCCTTGGGATTACTTGGTCGGCTGCTTCGCTTGCTTCTCCTTCTTGGCAGCCTCGGCCTCTGCCTGTACCTTGTTGTACTTCTCGATCAGCTTCTCCACATCGGGCTTCTCCAGGACATTGTACACGGTCTTATTGTCCACGCGCTGCAGCGTGGCCATTTCGACCTTCTCCGGGGTCAGCTTGGTGGTGTCCAGGGTCATGCTGAGCACCTTGATGGCCAGATCCTTGGCGTCCGCCAGCGTCAGTTTCACGTTCTCCTTATCGGCAAGCTCCTGCTTTAGCATGGAGATCGCCGCACCGAAGTTGTTGCCAATGCAGGTGGCCTTCCAACCGCCGTAGTTGCCGCTGGGATCCGACTGGTACAACTGGTAGCCGTACTTGTTGTCCCATCCCATGTAGAGCAGTGAGACGCCGAAGGGACGCTTTCCGCCGTACTGGGTGTACGCCTGTTTGATGTCGCATAGGTGCGACACCAGCTGCTCGCAGGGAATCACCTCGCCGTAGCTGAACTGGTAACGCTGGGCAATCAGACGCAGTTCTGAGGTCAGCACGTTGGCATCGGAGGTGATGCCCGCCACTGAGCAGACCATATTGCTGTGGGACAACAAAGATGCTTCATTAGTAATAGATTCATTGAGAAGGTAATAGGTAATCTTATGAATTGTCATTGTATGGCAAATTCAATATGTGCCCGTGACCCTTGGGTTCTTCGTCCTCCTAAACATCCAACAGGATATATTACTCGAATTACTACTCACTCGTTCAGGCGATAGATCTTCTCTGAAGGAATAGCGCTATCGAGCAATTTGTTTGTGCTGCGGCATTCGGCGGCCAAAAGGATGCCGTCCTCGGCGAGAATTCCCAGGCAGGTTCCGGCGTGCGAGATGGCCTCCATGGCGTACTCCACCTGGTACAAACGGCCCTCCGGCGAGAAGATCGTGGTGCGGGAATCATAGCGGCGCGCCTGGAAAAATGCACGAACGACAATTACTACCACGTTTGCTATCTTTCATGGTCATTGGCCCAAATGTGGCTTTCAGACCAAAACCGGCCTTTCGGTTGCGGTACTTACCATTGCTAACGAATATACTAATTTACAAGTTTATTTTGCAAAACGAACAGAATTTACTTGTCATTCAGTGTAGGGTTACCAGATTGCCAGACGAAGTGCGTCCAAAAGCGGTACCAGGGCTGCGCGATAGGGTTTCAGCTGGCGCTAGGGTGTTTCTTTGTGGTAGAGGTGGAGTGCACGATAATGCACATATCGATACAAGGTATTAGAacagattttaataaaaatcaaccTATGAAGTATTTTATAAAAGTGATCATcaaataaagttttaaagtTGTAGTTTAAATTGATAATATTGCAATGTTTTATGTAAGTTTAAGAGTTTCTAGCAAATTGAAACTtctcaaaacaaaatattgtattttggttttcattgcaaagatataattttaaattaacagtAATAGTGgagattaaataaaaattcataaaaagaAAGCCAAAGATTTCAGAACATTACCGtttcttaataaatttggttttaagcCGAAACCgccttttaattttcaaaaggTACCACCTCTAGTAACGTCTAGGAACCCATCGATATTAGCGATAAGTAATCAGCTTGTGTtgtcatttttttaaaagatgGGCGATCTGCTGAGCGTATGTAAAATGACTTAAGCAAAGCTCTAATTAATAGCGCCATAATTGCAGAACTCGGAACTTTTTAAGAAGCTGGGAGTGGACAGATCAAACCAGTGGATACTGTACGATGAGCAAATGGAGAAGTTCTTCAAGTTCCTGTCCGGAAACATCACGGATGCGAATATCCTCACAGAGCGACAGGTTCTGGAGCGGGAGGAGATGCAGCGGCGGGACGAGTGGCTAGGTGCTTCGGATCGGGAGCTCAAGCTTCTGCAGATCGAGGCTGAGAGTCCGGGTCTTCTCAATTACAAGCAGCAGGATGTGGACGCCTTGACCATGAGCATAGAGGCAATCGAAGAAGCTTCGAGGGATTATGCTACGCTCCTGGAGGACATGATGTAAGGGAAAAGCCTCTGAACACCGGTTTTATAGAGTTCATAAGGGTTATATGTTCAGTTGATATCAATCCACTTTTGCAGGACCACAAAACACTCGATAAATAACCATCTAAGCGAGGTGGAATGCGCCACCGCCGAGCTGCAACTAAAGATGAAGGATGTGATAGCAGAGTGCCAGTCTAAATCCAAACAACTGGAAGAACTGCAGCAGGAGAATTGCCGGCTGAGCGCCGAAGCCAATAAGGCATTTACCGCGCAACAGTTGCCGCCTCTCTTCATGCACCAATTGCCACTGGAGCAGTACTTCCACAAGTGCGACTCATTCATGCAATACTTTACGCTGTATGTGAAGGAGAACTTCAAGATCCAAGACTATGATGAGTTCCAGAGCGCAGAGGCTGATCTTGGGCGTGAGAAGGCCACGCTGGAGGACTTGGAACGCGGGTAAGCACAAGGATCCAATGGCATAAGCAATGCACCTTAATTGATATGACCGTTCTACAGCATCCAGTTTTATGCACTATCCTATATAAGAACAAAGGCCAAGGTTAAGGCCACGCAGTCTCTTATTGACCAGTTGGATCTTGGCAAGATTCACTGCCTCAGTTTGACGGACATGGCGCGTGAAATGCACGATCTGCAGCTGCTCAACGATTATCAGCTGAGCAACACGCACGATACGCTTTTAAATGATCTGACCATTCACATTCAGCAGCATACTCAGCGACGTATTGAGCTGGTTCTCTACGAGAACACTAAACTGAAGTTGGAAAGAGCCGTTCAGCGTCACGACAGCGACAAGAAACTGACCAAAATCATCTCAGATGCTCTGTCCAATGCGGAGTTGCTGTGGATAGCGATTCAGCTGGACTGCGACAAGAAGCGCAACTGCCTGGACACTACGGAGGAGTTGCGTGACCAAGCGCAGGCCACTTGGCAAAGGATCCAGACCATGCGCTCCATAAACGCCAGCCACCAGGGAATTTGCGCACAGTTTGTGCAAGAGATTGCCAATCTGTTGTCAGCCCACTTGGGACAAAACATTAAGGCTACTGAGGCCAAGGCGTGTCTCTTCGAATACGAAAAGTTCGGACGTCTGCTATCTTACTCCTTTCAGAGCATGCTTAACAGAAAATCCTGTGCGGCTGTCCAGGATCAGTTAGCGGAGCTGTAAGTTAGAATATatcttatttttttaaatatttattaagttattaatatCTTCCAGGAATCGTTTGGAGCAGACTTTGCGACCGTTTGTCTATGATTCGCCACTTGAGCAGCCCATGTTTGAGAACGTTCGCTACTTGAGCACCATATACAATGTCACCCAGCAACACAATCGCCTGGATGAGTCAGTGCGATCTCTGCGAAAAGATTTTCGGGAAAATGTCGTGGGGCGCATTGTAAGTTTACTAATACATTTACCTATAAACTCAGGACatgtaacatttttatttttttggaatttttagGAGAGGGATAAGCTGTATCGCTATAGCGTAGACCTTTGGATTTGGTTTCTTACAGAGCCGCAGCGCATGATGCATGCAATTGATGAGGTTAAAAAGGCAGCCGCTGGAG
This sequence is a window from Drosophila teissieri strain GT53w chromosome 2R, Prin_Dtei_1.1, whole genome shotgun sequence. Protein-coding genes within it:
- the LOC122613671 gene encoding proteasome subunit alpha type-4; amino-acid sequence: MARRYDSRTTIFSPEGRLYQVEYAMEAISHAGTCLGILAEDGILLAAECRSTNKLLDSAIPSEKIYRLNDNMVCSVAGITSDANVLTSELRLIAQRYQFSYGEVIPCEQLVSHLCDIKQAYTQYGGKRPFGVSLLYMGWDNKYGYQLYQSDPSGNYGGWKATCIGNNFGAAISMLKQELADKENVKLTLADAKDLAIKVLSMTLDTTKLTPEKVEMATLQRVDNKTVYNVLEKPDVEKLIEKYNKVQAEAEAAKKEKQAKQPTK
- the LOC122613859 gene encoding augmin complex subunit dgt3, which produces MGDLLSNSELFKKLGVDRSNQWILYDEQMEKFFKFLSGNITDANILTERQVLEREEMQRRDEWLGASDRELKLLQIEAESPGLLNYKQQDVDALTMSIEAIEEASRDYATLLEDMMTTKHSINNHLSEVECATAELQLKMKDVIAECQSKSKQLEELQQENCRLSAEANKAFTAQQLPPLFMHQLPLEQYFHKCDSFMQYFTLYVKENFKIQDYDEFQSAEADLGREKATLEDLERGIQFYALSYIRTKAKVKATQSLIDQLDLGKIHCLSLTDMAREMHDLQLLNDYQLSNTHDTLLNDLTIHIQQHTQRRIELVLYENTKLKLERAVQRHDSDKKLTKIISDALSNAELLWIAIQLDCDKKRNCLDTTEELRDQAQATWQRIQTMRSINASHQGICAQFVQEIANLLSAHLGQNIKATEAKACLFEYEKFGRLLSYSFQSMLNRKSCAAVQDQLAELNRLEQTLRPFVYDSPLEQPMFENVRYLSTIYNVTQQHNRLDESVRSLRKDFRENVVGRIERDKLYRYSVDLWIWFLTEPQRMMHAIDEVKKAAAGVMRPVGGLHRK